TCGAGGTGCAGGCGCAGGCCGCGGTCGCGCGCGCCCTCGAGCGTCGCACGCTGGGACTCGGGTGGGAACACGCGGCCGCCGCAACGGTTGTGCGTGTTCTCGAGCGCCACGATCGCCGGCTCGGCACAGTGCACGTCGTCGTCGGGATTCAGGACCTCGGCCACTCGCGGCCAGGGCATCGACCCGTCCTCGGTGTGCACGCAGCTCACGAGCAGTCCGCCGAGCGCCGCCGGAGCGCCTCCCTCGTAGCGGACCACGTGGCTGTCGACGTGACACACGAGCTGTTGGCCCGGCTGCGACTGCGCGCGCAGGGCGAGCTGGTTGCCCATGGTGCCGCTCGGCACGTAGAGGGCGGCTTCCTTGCCCGTCAGGGCGGCCACCCTCGCCTCGAGCCGACGCACGGTGGGGTCGTCGCCGAGCACGTCGTCGCCGACCTCGGCCTCGGCCATGGCCCGGCGCATGGCCGCGCCGGGCCGCGTCACGGTGTCACTGCGGAGATCGACGGGATCCATGGTGGAACGGTGCCCGGTGAGGGGGAAGGGCACGGCCCACCGCCGCACCCGATCGCAGGCCTAACCCAGCGCCACGCGATCCTTGAGCATCTTGCTGACCTTGAACACCGGGACCTTGCGCTCGGGCACCGGAACGGCCTCGCCGGTGCGGGGATTCCGCGCCATGCGCGCCTTGCGCTCCTTCACCTTGAAGGTGCCGAAGCCGCGGATCTCGAGGTGCTTGCCCTCGGCCAGTGCGCCGCCGATCTGCGAGAGGAACAGTTCGACGGCCTCGCTCACTTCCTTCTTGGTGAGGCCGGTCCGCAGAGCGATGTCCTCGACGATGTCCTGTTTGGTCATGATTCGTACCTCACACGGGCGCGTGG
This is a stretch of genomic DNA from Candidatus Krumholzibacteriia bacterium. It encodes these proteins:
- a CDS encoding GntG family PLP-dependent aldolase; its protein translation is MPFPLTGHRSTMDPVDLRSDTVTRPGAAMRRAMAEAEVGDDVLGDDPTVRRLEARVAALTGKEAALYVPSGTMGNQLALRAQSQPGQQLVCHVDSHVVRYEGGAPAALGGLLVSCVHTEDGSMPWPRVAEVLNPDDDVHCAEPAIVALENTHNRCGGRVFPPESQRATLEGARDRGLRLHLDGARLWNAAVALGRPVSDLTAGFDTVSLCFSKGLGAPVGSVLVGDGDVVRRAHRLRKQWGGGMRQVGVLAAACLHALDHHVERMADDHARARRLADELEHPELRAVRTPESNIVLFDVLGEQSSSDLASTFATAGVLVSAFGPRRVRMVTHLDVSDADVDRALEIVSTAGRA
- a CDS encoding HU family DNA-binding protein, with product MTKQDIVEDIALRTGLTKKEVSEAVELFLSQIGGALAEGKHLEIRGFGTFKVKERKARMARNPRTGEAVPVPERKVPVFKVSKMLKDRVALG